The Tolypothrix sp. PCC 7712 region ATGAGGATTGGGATTTTGGCACAGGTGCAGGTTTTTATGTGGATGCGACAACAGAACCTTGGCGATCGCACTATCAAATGTATAGTTATGTTGTCCAAGAATTACCCGCAATCATTACCGCCAACTTTCCCACCATCGCTCAAAAACAAGGTATTTTCGGTCACTCAATGGGGGGACATGGGGCGCTAGTTTGTGCGCTGCGAAACCCCCATCTTTATAAATCAGTTTCCGCTTTTGCACCCATTACTGCACCGATGCGCTGTCCTTGGGGACAAAAAGCCTTCAGCCGTTATTTAGGAACAAATCAAGAAGATTGGCGTAACTATGATGCTAGTGAATTAATCAAGCTAGGAGCGTATCATAGCCCCATTCTCATTGACCAAGGAACTGCTGATAAATTTTTAGCTGAACAATTGCTACCAGAAGTGTTTCAGCAAAGTTGTCAAGCCGTCAACCAACCCCTCAACTTGCGCTATCAAGAAGGCTATGACCACAGCTACTATTTTATAGCCAGCTTTATCGAAGACCACATTCGCCATCATGCGATCGCTTTGAAGTAAATAAACGAATATATTTTGTGTATGGGGCTTGCAGATAATCATGCCGAAGCCTTACGCCGTAGCCTTGAAATCAGTCAATCTAAAGTCTGCGCTTGGTTGCTGTGCCAGTTTCAGCAAAAGTAGGATTGAATTTTGGTAGTTTGGAGCTTGATGATTAGATACAGTATGATCGCCTGCCAAACACCATCATTCAATCTCAAAACTCAAAGTTTTGCTGGCAAGTCTAAAACATTGCCGCAAAAAACTGAAATTTATTTTCTCAATTGCTAAGGACAAAACAAGCTATCTCGCGTATCCCGTCCTGTAGTGGGATTAGTGCCTTTAGCAACCTTGCATAATTTTTTCTGCTCATCTGGACGCAGCAATACATCAGTAAAATCTGCGCCATCAATAATCGCACCATCAAACTTAGCACTAGCAGCAAAAGCACCTTCTAACACTGCATTTGTCAAATTTGCTTTGATAAGACGAGCTGAATCTAAAGTAGCATTGCTAAGATTTGCTCCTGCAAAATTTGCCGATTCTAAATTAGCTGCGAAGAAGCTAACAGCACTCAAGTCTGAACCAGAAAAGTTGCTCTGTCTGAGATTAGCTTTCGCAAAACTAGAATCTGTTAAATCTCTGTTAGAAAAATCAGCTTCTATCAAAATTTCTTTGTTGTATTCTAGTGCCAAAGCTGTAGGTACAAAACCAATAATTGCGGTAATGGCAACTACTCCCCCCAGCAATACACAGAGTATACTTGTGCAAATCCTAATACTTAATTTTTTATTCATCATATTTTTAACCAATGGCGAACCCTCCTCCATCCCATTATCCCGACATTGGTGACGTAGGTGAAGACCTAGTAGCACAATGGCTGCAATCTACAGGTTGGTTAATTTTGCATCGGCGCTTTTTGTGTCGCTGGGGAGAAATCGATATTATTGCTCAATATCATGACAGTCCCACTCAGAACTCCACCTTGGCATTTATAGAAGTCAAAACTCGTAGC contains the following coding sequences:
- the fghA gene encoding S-formylglutathione hydrolase, with translation MTNLKLISESKSFGGKVGFYSHLSSTCNGEMRFAVYQPPQASQQPVPILYFLAGLTCTEENFIVKAGAQRYAAEYGLMLVAPDTSPRNTGISGEDEDWDFGTGAGFYVDATTEPWRSHYQMYSYVVQELPAIITANFPTIAQKQGIFGHSMGGHGALVCALRNPHLYKSVSAFAPITAPMRCPWGQKAFSRYLGTNQEDWRNYDASELIKLGAYHSPILIDQGTADKFLAEQLLPEVFQQSCQAVNQPLNLRYQEGYDHSYYFIASFIEDHIRHHAIALK
- a CDS encoding pentapeptide repeat-containing protein, whose amino-acid sequence is MNKKLSIRICTSILCVLLGGVVAITAIIGFVPTALALEYNKEILIEADFSNRDLTDSSFAKANLRQSNFSGSDLSAVSFFAANLESANFAGANLSNATLDSARLIKANLTNAVLEGAFAASAKFDGAIIDGADFTDVLLRPDEQKKLCKVAKGTNPTTGRDTRDSLFCP